The segment GAACAGGAAGAACGAGGCGGTCAACCAGCAGTGGGGACAGGTCGAAAACGTCTACCAGCGCCGGTCAGACCTGATTCCGAACCTCGTCGCGACGGTCCAGGGAGCGGCCAATTTCGAGAAATCGACCCTCGAGAGCGTGGTCGAGGCCCGTTCGAGGGCGACGTCGATCCAGGCCACGCCCGAGCTCGTCAACGACCCTCAGGCATTCCAGAAGTTCGAGCAGGCGCAGGGGCAGCTCACGTCCGCCCTTTCCCGCCTGATGGTGGTCGTCGAGCGCTATCCCGAGCTCAAGGCGACACAGAACTTCCGCGACCTGCAGGCCCAGCTCGAAGGGACCGAGAACCGCATCACGGTCGAACGGATGCGCTACAACGAGGTGGCGCAGGATTTCAACACGAGCTACCACTCGTTCCCGACGAACATGATCGCGGGGTTCTTCCCGCGGTTCAAGGAAAAGTCGTACTTCCACGCGCAGCCCGGCGCGGAGACCGCTCCGAAGGTGAATTTCAACTTCGGGACCGGGACCGCTCCGACGACGGCGCCGGCGACGACCCACTGATCCGGCGTCTCGGGGCTCGCGGAGGAGATTCGTGACCGGCGAAAGACGGCGCGCCCGCCGGGGCGCGCTCGCCGCGGCGAGCGCCGTGGCCCTGGCGCTCGCGCTCGCCGCGGCGCTTCTCGCGGCCGTTCCGGCGCGCGGCGACGTCGCGATCCCTCCTCCCCCGGCTCACTACTTCAACGACGGCGCCGCGCTCGTGTCCGCCGGCGACGCGTCGCGCATCGACGCCAAGCTCCGCGATCTCGACGAGCAGACGTCGACCCAGATCGTCGTCGCGATCTTCCCGGAGTTGCCGGAGCCTTCGCTCGAGGATTTCACGGTCCGCACGGCGCAGGCCTGGCGTGTCGGCCGGAAGAAGCTCGACAACGGCGCCGTCCTCTTCATCTTCGTCAAGGAGCGCCTCTCGCGCATCGAGGTCGGTTACGGCCTCGAGGGCGCGCTCCCCGACGCCGTCTGCAAGGACATCCTGCAGGATCGCCTCGCTCCCGAGTTCCGGGCCGGCCGATACGCCGCCGGGATCGACGCCGCGATCGACGCGATGATCCAGGCGACGCGCGGCGAATACAAAGCGACGGGCCGGAGCGCGGCGCCGTCGAAGGGGATTCCCCAGGGATGCATCA is part of the Thermoanaerobaculia bacterium genome and harbors:
- a CDS encoding LemA family protein, producing the protein MGKLGLGCAAIVLILIVIVGLSFAGTYNTLNRKNEAVNQQWGQVENVYQRRSDLIPNLVATVQGAANFEKSTLESVVEARSRATSIQATPELVNDPQAFQKFEQAQGQLTSALSRLMVVVERYPELKATQNFRDLQAQLEGTENRITVERMRYNEVAQDFNTSYHSFPTNMIAGFFPRFKEKSYFHAQPGAETAPKVNFNFGTGTAPTTAPATTH
- a CDS encoding TPM domain-containing protein, which translates into the protein MTGERRRARRGALAAASAVALALALAAALLAAVPARGDVAIPPPPAHYFNDGAALVSAGDASRIDAKLRDLDEQTSTQIVVAIFPELPEPSLEDFTVRTAQAWRVGRKKLDNGAVLFIFVKERLSRIEVGYGLEGALPDAVCKDILQDRLAPEFRAGRYAAGIDAAIDAMIQATRGEYKATGRSAAPSKGIPQGCITAIVLALFFGFPLFFRRRGWRTYGGGGWWTGGWGGGGFGGGGWGGGGGGFSGGGGSFGGGGASGNW